CTGTTCACCCACGAACCCCCTGGCGAAGGTGAGTGGCAGGTTCCACCAGTGATCGCTCGCCACGACGTGCCCGATGACTGGCGGTTCGTTCTCGTGACGCCCGACGTCGACGCGGGTCGACACGGCCGTCCGGAAGACGAGAGTATCAGAGCAGTGGTCGAACGCGCAGATCCGGGGATCGCAGACGAGATCGCGCTCGTCGTGACCCGACAGCTCTTGCCTGCGGTAGCGACGGGTGACCACGAGCAATTCGGAACAGCAGTCGAGCGCCTGGGTCGGCTGAACGGCGCGTGGTACGCCGACGAACAGGGCGGCGTCTACCGCCCGCCGGCAGGAAGCGTGATCGAAGCACTCGACTCCATCCCCGAGATAGCGGGGGCGGGCCAGTCTTCCTGGGGACCGACGGTCTACGGCGTGACGCACGCGCCACAGGCTGACGCGGCACGCGACCGGGTCGAAGACGCACTCGACGAACTCGGACTCGACGGCACGGTCAGAGTCGTCTCGGCGTCGAACTCGGGTACCCAGATCGAGTAATCAGACACCACACCCTTGGCGTCGAGCGACACTTGCCCGAACCGCAAGCTACTGCCTTTACCCAGCCGTGGATTCGGACATGGCTACGCTGGAGGGGATCTACGTCTACCCGATCAAGTCGCTCGACGGCCGCGCGGTCGAGACGGTGACGATCGCCGATGGCGGCTCGCTCCGTCCCGACAGGCAGTTCGCGATGGTCGACGACGACGGCGAGTACGTCAACGGCAAGCGTACTCCGGCGGTCCACCGCATCAGCGCCGACTTCGACGCGAGCGGGACGATCGTCACGCTCACCGACGACACTGACTCTGCCCGGTTCGACCTCGAAGCCGAACGTGAGGCAGCAGCGACGTGGCTCGACGAGCGGTTCGAGCCGCCGATCTCGTTCGTCCGCGACGAGGAGCTTGGATTCCCGGACGACACCGCGGATTTCGGTCCGACGATCATCTCGACGGGGACGCTCGAAACGATCGCCGGCTGGTACGACGAGATCGACGGTGCGACCGAAATGCGGCGTCGACTCCGTCCGAATCTCGTCGTCGAGGCCGAACCCTTCTGGGAAGACCGACTCTATGCCGGCCCCGACGAACGCGTCCGCTTCGAGATAGATGGTGTTTCCTTCGAAGGAATCAGCCCCTGTCAGCGGTGCGTCGTCCCGACGCGTGATCCCGACACCGGCGCGGAGATCGACGGCTTTCAGCGGACGTTCGTCGAGAATCGGGAGAAGACACTGCCCTCGTGGGCGGACGAACGGCAGTTCGACCACTACTTCAGAGTGATGGTCAACACGCGCACGCCTGAGGCGTCACGGGGGGAGACGATCTCGATCGGTGCGGAGGTCGTGATCGGGGAGACGGTGTCGGCGACTAGCTGACTGAGACTACCAGTCCAGACTCCCGGCGTCCTGATACTCCGTGACTGTGGACTCGAAGAAGTTCTTCTCCTTGTTGAGATCGACCTGTTCGCTCATCCAGGGGAAGGGGTTGTCCGTCCCGTAGATCGGGTCCATCCGCAACTGGGTGAGCCGGCGGTCGGCGACGTACTCGACGTATTCGGCGAACTGCTCGCTGGACATTCCCAGAATTTCGTCGGGGCAGGCTTCGCGGGCGTAGCGCTGTTCGAGGTCGACGGCTTCCTCGATCAAGTCCCCGACCTCCGATTCGAAGTCGGCGGTCCACACGGCTGGGTTCTCCTCGCGGATCGTGTTGACCAGGTCGACGCCGAAGTTCACGTGGAGCGATTCGTCGCGCATGATGTACTCGAACTGCTCGCCGACGCCGATCATCTTGTTCTGCCGTTTGAGTGCGAGCATCATCGCGAACCCCGCGTAGAAGAAGATCCCCTCCATGATGACGTAAAATCCCACGCAGTCACGGAGGAACTGCCGGAGGTCGTGGGGACCGTCGATGGTGAAGTCGTCCTGATCGATAGCACAGGTCAGCTCGACCACGAAGTCGTCTTTGGCCTCGATTGCGGGGATGCGGTCGTACATCCCGTAGAGGTACTCGGGGTCGAATCCTAGACTATCGCAGCAGTAGATGAACGTGTCCGTGTGGATCGCCTCTTCGTAGGCCTGTCTGAGGAGGTACTGGCGACACTCGGGCGCGGTGACGTACTCGTACAGGGCGAGGACGATGTTGTTCGCCGTCAGGGACTCGGCCGTCGAGAAGAAACCGAGGTTCCACTCGACGAGGTGCTTTTCGGCTGCGGTCAGGTCGTCGTTGCGCCACTGGGCGACGTCGTCCTGCATGGGGACTTCCTCGGGCGTCCAGTTGTTGGCGACGCCCTGCGTGTAGTACTCGCGGGCCCAGTCGTAGTCGATCGGCAATATCTTGTTCGGATCGTGAGTGTCGTCGTGGCTGATGATGGGCATGTGTGTCCTCCGATTGTTCTACTGACAGGCGTCACAGGTCGGGTCTTCGACAGTCGGTGCGTCGTGATCTTTCCGTTGTTCGTCCTCGCTCTCGTCGCGAGTCTGGGTATCG
The Halapricum salinum genome window above contains:
- a CDS encoding beta-ribofuranosylaminobenzene 5'-phosphate synthase family protein; the protein is MPRVTVGGRIHVGFQNLSLAHDRLYGGIGIALDQPRLVLDAEPADSVICDGADVAGYVERAVEVLGVPGANVTIEQRLPRHVGLGSGTRLALASLRAIAAAYDRSVDVRAAAPKLARGGRSGVGVATFETGGFVVDSGHPTTLFTHEPPGEGEWQVPPVIARHDVPDDWRFVLVTPDVDAGRHGRPEDESIRAVVERADPGIADEIALVVTRQLLPAVATGDHEQFGTAVERLGRLNGAWYADEQGGVYRPPAGSVIEALDSIPEIAGAGQSSWGPTVYGVTHAPQADAARDRVEDALDELGLDGTVRVVSASNSGTQIE
- a CDS encoding MOSC domain-containing protein, yielding MATLEGIYVYPIKSLDGRAVETVTIADGGSLRPDRQFAMVDDDGEYVNGKRTPAVHRISADFDASGTIVTLTDDTDSARFDLEAEREAAATWLDERFEPPISFVRDEELGFPDDTADFGPTIISTGTLETIAGWYDEIDGATEMRRRLRPNLVVEAEPFWEDRLYAGPDERVRFEIDGVSFEGISPCQRCVVPTRDPDTGAEIDGFQRTFVENREKTLPSWADERQFDHYFRVMVNTRTPEASRGETISIGAEVVIGETVSATS
- a CDS encoding ribonucleotide-diphosphate reductase subunit beta, translated to MPIISHDDTHDPNKILPIDYDWAREYYTQGVANNWTPEEVPMQDDVAQWRNDDLTAAEKHLVEWNLGFFSTAESLTANNIVLALYEYVTAPECRQYLLRQAYEEAIHTDTFIYCCDSLGFDPEYLYGMYDRIPAIEAKDDFVVELTCAIDQDDFTIDGPHDLRQFLRDCVGFYVIMEGIFFYAGFAMMLALKRQNKMIGVGEQFEYIMRDESLHVNFGVDLVNTIREENPAVWTADFESEVGDLIEEAVDLEQRYAREACPDEILGMSSEQFAEYVEYVADRRLTQLRMDPIYGTDNPFPWMSEQVDLNKEKNFFESTVTEYQDAGSLDW